A genomic window from Fundidesulfovibrio magnetotacticus includes:
- a CDS encoding sensor histidine kinase, whose product MTDILDRLPHLTIRQKVLAGVIVPVLIFSVAGVVSFNSLVRLEATLTLMETADDLSNTILEVRRYEKNYLLYGHAEDFEESRRYIAQARTSLHAMAADARDAKARRTMAALARVLDDYGARSGALLPEASANGDGAPEAVSAREELRQAGKDMVDLSLELKSAERERTLLLVAGLKRQLLVSGAFLAVSGVALALLLARKILRALGAITAAAAEIGRGGFKTLEAPRAHDETRDVVEAFNRMTRELERRQGQLIQEKKLSSLGVLTSGIAHQLNNPLNNISTSCQILIEEHRECDPEFSARMLGNIQQEVLRARDIVKGLLEFSRAKDFSLKPAHLDEVVAKAFRLVSSQAPSGIALTARVPAGLVLELDAARMQEVFINLLLNAIQAIETPPGSVTVSASVEPGGEAAEIVVEDTGAGIPEEDLGRVFDPFYTTKEVGKGTGLGLSIVFGIIEKHKGSIRAERAPGGGARFVIRLPLPAPQGASEGAA is encoded by the coding sequence ATGACCGACATCCTGGACCGTTTGCCCCACCTGACCATCCGCCAGAAGGTGCTGGCGGGAGTCATCGTGCCGGTGCTCATCTTTTCCGTGGCCGGGGTTGTCTCCTTCAATTCCCTGGTGCGCCTGGAGGCCACGCTCACGCTCATGGAGACGGCGGACGACCTTTCCAACACCATCCTCGAGGTGCGCCGCTACGAGAAGAACTACCTGCTCTACGGCCACGCGGAGGATTTCGAGGAGAGCCGCCGCTACATCGCCCAGGCCCGGACCAGCCTGCACGCCATGGCCGCCGACGCGCGCGACGCCAAGGCCAGGCGCACCATGGCCGCCCTGGCCCGCGTGCTGGACGACTACGGCGCGCGCAGCGGGGCGCTGCTGCCCGAAGCCTCCGCCAACGGCGACGGCGCGCCGGAGGCCGTCTCGGCCCGCGAGGAGCTGCGCCAGGCCGGCAAGGACATGGTGGACCTCTCCCTGGAGCTCAAGAGCGCAGAGCGCGAGCGCACGCTTCTGCTGGTGGCCGGGCTCAAGCGCCAGCTGCTGGTGTCCGGGGCCTTCCTGGCCGTCTCCGGCGTGGCTCTGGCGCTTTTGCTGGCGCGCAAGATCCTGCGCGCCCTGGGGGCCATTACGGCCGCCGCCGCCGAGATCGGCCGGGGCGGCTTCAAGACCCTGGAAGCCCCACGCGCGCACGACGAAACCCGAGACGTGGTGGAGGCCTTCAACCGCATGACCCGCGAGCTGGAGCGCCGCCAGGGCCAGCTGATCCAGGAGAAGAAGCTCTCCTCCCTGGGGGTGCTCACCTCGGGCATCGCCCACCAGCTGAACAACCCCCTGAACAACATCTCCACCTCCTGCCAGATCCTCATCGAGGAGCACCGCGAGTGCGACCCGGAATTCTCCGCGCGCATGCTCGGCAACATCCAGCAGGAGGTGTTGCGCGCTCGCGACATCGTGAAGGGGCTCCTGGAGTTCTCGCGGGCCAAGGACTTCAGCCTCAAGCCCGCGCACCTGGACGAGGTGGTGGCCAAGGCCTTCCGGCTGGTCTCCAGCCAGGCGCCCTCGGGCATCGCGCTCACGGCCCGCGTGCCCGCCGGGCTGGTGCTGGAGCTGGACGCCGCGCGCATGCAGGAGGTGTTCATCAACCTGCTGCTCAACGCCATCCAGGCCATCGAGACGCCGCCCGGGTCCGTAACGGTGTCGGCGAGCGTGGAGCCGGGCGGCGAGGCCGCCGAGATCGTGGTGGAGGACACCGGCGCGGGCATCCCCGAGGAGGACCTGGGCCGCGTGTTCGACCCCTTCTACACCACCAAGGAGGTGGGCAAGGGCACGGGGCTGGGGCTCTCCATCGTGTTCGGGATCATCGAGAAGCACAAGGGGTCCATCCGGGCCGAGCGCGCCCCCGGGGGCGGCGCGCGCTTCGTGATCCGCCTGCCGCTGCCCGCGCCCCAGGGCGCTTCGGAGGGCGCGGCATGA
- a CDS encoding sigma-54-dependent transcriptional regulator, which translates to MRGGVILLVDDEPIAVENLGHILAREGYATVAASSGEVAVELLAAREFDLVLTDLRMKGMDGIAVLAESKRLWPDTEVVVMTGHATVATAVEAMRLGACHYLTKPYQLAEVRATVAEAMDKRRLRQEVARLTRQMAGLGRGPLIIGESPAVQALRENIRHVAPTDSTVLIQGETGTGKELVARAVHEASPRCGRRFLAVNCGAFNEDLLASELFGHEKGAFSGAATLKKGLMEVAGDGTLFLDEIGEMSTVMQVRLLRVLQERHFFRVGGTREIPLEARVLAATNKDLKAEVELGLFRADLYYRLNVISLGVPPLSGRRQDIPLLAGYFIAKYAPAMGKAVEGFSAEAMRRLMGYDFPGNIRELENIVQRAVIMAHGAQIETGDLPLDLRGEAPSLARPQGPELITLEELERRHIEAVLEHEGGNKTKAAEILGIDRVSLWRKLKKYGVE; encoded by the coding sequence ATGAGGGGCGGCGTGATCCTTCTCGTGGACGACGAGCCCATCGCCGTGGAGAACCTCGGGCACATCCTGGCCCGGGAGGGCTACGCCACGGTGGCCGCGTCCAGCGGCGAGGTCGCCGTGGAGCTCCTGGCCGCCCGCGAGTTCGACCTGGTGCTCACCGACCTGCGCATGAAGGGCATGGACGGCATCGCCGTGCTGGCCGAGTCCAAGCGGCTGTGGCCCGACACCGAGGTGGTGGTGATGACCGGGCACGCCACCGTGGCCACGGCCGTGGAGGCCATGCGCCTGGGGGCCTGCCACTACCTCACCAAGCCCTACCAGCTGGCCGAGGTGCGCGCCACGGTGGCCGAGGCCATGGACAAACGCCGCCTGCGCCAGGAGGTGGCGCGGCTCACCCGGCAGATGGCGGGGCTGGGGCGCGGTCCGTTGATCATCGGGGAGAGCCCGGCGGTGCAGGCCCTGCGGGAGAACATCCGGCACGTGGCCCCCACGGACTCCACGGTGCTCATCCAGGGCGAGACGGGCACGGGCAAGGAGCTGGTGGCCCGCGCGGTGCACGAGGCCAGCCCGCGCTGCGGGCGTCGTTTCCTGGCGGTGAACTGCGGGGCGTTCAACGAGGACCTGCTGGCCAGCGAGCTGTTCGGCCACGAGAAGGGGGCCTTTTCCGGGGCGGCCACGCTCAAGAAGGGCCTGATGGAGGTGGCGGGGGACGGCACGCTCTTCCTGGACGAGATCGGGGAGATGTCCACGGTCATGCAGGTGCGGCTCCTGCGCGTGCTGCAGGAGCGGCATTTCTTCCGCGTGGGCGGCACGCGGGAGATTCCCCTGGAGGCCAGGGTGCTGGCGGCCACCAACAAGGACCTCAAGGCCGAGGTGGAGCTGGGCCTGTTCCGGGCGGACCTCTACTACCGGCTCAACGTGATCAGCCTGGGCGTGCCGCCGCTTTCGGGGCGCAGGCAGGACATCCCGCTGCTGGCGGGGTATTTCATCGCCAAGTACGCGCCCGCAATGGGCAAGGCGGTGGAGGGATTCTCGGCGGAGGCCATGCGGCGGCTGATGGGCTACGATTTCCCGGGCAACATCCGGGAGCTGGAGAACATCGTGCAGCGCGCGGTGATCATGGCCCACGGCGCGCAGATCGAGACGGGCGACCTGCCCCTGGACCTGCGCGGCGAGGCCCCGTCCCTGGCCCGTCCGCAAGGGCCGGAGCTGATCACCCTGGAAGAGCTGGAGCGCCGCCACATCGAGGCCGTGCTGGAACACGAGGGCGGCAACAAGACGAAAGCGGCTGAGATACTAGGGATTGATCGGGTGTCCTTGTGGCGGAAGTTGAAGAAGTATGGGGTGGAGTGA
- a CDS encoding SpoIIE family protein phosphatase, producing the protein MRIRSKLSALLLAAVLVPLCVLGWFDWRQATDLGLRLSADTAARLEAVAARELAHSAEMLAEGCSDALDLLETALSLMAGEAARLLEAPARHQDTPVLFGTDFDAGVVPPEKLVPLVDSDVPGSYEHLVFHTPPELPPAEALREARALQDMLPTMRTLFARHKDLMAFGYVGLSTGLHMAYPGHGGYPRDYDPRRRPWYRSAARERGITWSVMADAVTRQVMATMALAVTAPDGSLLGVAGLDIPMGALFLKSDPSRNVQGNMRTLVLSVKPGDLAGLPDPVVVASRDYAREAVDWKAPVELVRLTSPDREALAAVTHDLSQGRSGVRRLPVAGQDSLLAYAPVAGRELAVALLTPRGEVIAGALEAEALVLADVDRMAARMGWFVSAVALAVAGLALAVSRTATRPVQELARAARRLAAGDFEARAPERGRDELAELARAFNDMAPHLLERLKLKGDMALAMEVQQHLLPHRPPDIRGLDVAATSLYCDETGGDYFDFLEFAQEDAAHADIVVGDVTGHGMPAALFMASGRALLRGRAMGLPGPALLLTEVNRLLWQDTQLSGRFITLFFLRLDHKARELIWCRAGHDPAILHDPRAGTFEILMGSGIPLGVEPDWTYTEKRRPWLEPGQLLLLYTDGIHEAVNPDGAMYGRERLKAVLAANANAPASTVVNALMADLKVFKDGLPLEDDVTLVVVKATH; encoded by the coding sequence ATGCGCATCCGGTCAAAGCTTTCGGCCCTGCTGCTCGCGGCGGTGCTCGTCCCCCTGTGCGTCCTCGGCTGGTTCGACTGGCGTCAGGCCACCGACCTGGGCCTCAGGCTCTCCGCCGACACAGCCGCCCGGCTGGAGGCCGTTGCCGCCCGCGAGCTGGCGCACTCGGCCGAGATGCTGGCCGAGGGCTGCTCCGACGCCCTGGATCTTCTGGAGACCGCCCTCTCGCTCATGGCCGGGGAGGCCGCGCGCCTGCTGGAAGCCCCGGCTCGGCATCAGGACACCCCCGTGCTCTTCGGCACGGACTTCGACGCCGGGGTCGTGCCGCCTGAGAAGCTCGTGCCGCTGGTGGATTCCGACGTGCCCGGCTCCTACGAACACCTCGTGTTCCACACGCCCCCGGAGCTCCCACCCGCCGAGGCCCTGCGCGAGGCACGCGCGCTCCAGGACATGCTGCCCACCATGCGCACCCTCTTCGCCCGCCACAAGGACCTCATGGCCTTCGGCTACGTGGGGCTCTCCACGGGCCTGCACATGGCCTACCCCGGCCACGGCGGCTACCCCCGGGACTACGACCCGCGCCGCAGGCCCTGGTACCGCAGCGCCGCCCGGGAGCGGGGCATCACCTGGAGCGTCATGGCCGACGCCGTCACGCGACAGGTGATGGCCACCATGGCCCTGGCCGTCACGGCCCCGGACGGAAGCCTGCTGGGCGTGGCCGGGCTGGACATCCCCATGGGGGCGCTCTTCCTCAAGAGCGACCCCTCGCGCAACGTCCAGGGGAACATGCGCACCCTGGTGCTCTCCGTGAAGCCCGGAGACCTGGCGGGACTGCCCGACCCCGTGGTGGTGGCCTCCCGCGACTACGCCCGCGAAGCCGTTGACTGGAAGGCCCCCGTGGAGCTGGTGCGCCTGACCTCCCCGGACCGCGAGGCCCTGGCCGCCGTGACGCACGACCTCTCCCAGGGCCGCTCCGGCGTACGCCGTCTGCCCGTGGCCGGTCAGGACAGCCTGCTGGCCTACGCCCCCGTGGCGGGCCGGGAGCTTGCCGTGGCCCTGCTCACCCCGCGCGGGGAGGTGATCGCCGGGGCCCTGGAGGCCGAGGCCCTGGTGCTGGCGGACGTGGACCGCATGGCCGCGCGCATGGGCTGGTTCGTGTCCGCCGTGGCCCTGGCCGTGGCTGGGCTGGCCCTGGCCGTCTCGCGCACGGCCACGCGCCCGGTGCAGGAGCTGGCCCGGGCGGCCCGCAGGCTCGCGGCGGGCGACTTCGAGGCCCGCGCCCCGGAGCGCGGGCGCGACGAGCTGGCCGAGCTGGCCCGCGCATTCAACGACATGGCCCCGCACCTGCTGGAGCGCCTGAAGCTCAAGGGCGACATGGCCCTGGCCATGGAGGTGCAGCAGCACCTCCTGCCCCACCGCCCCCCCGACATCCGGGGCCTGGACGTGGCCGCCACCAGCCTCTACTGCGACGAAACCGGCGGCGACTACTTCGACTTCCTGGAGTTCGCCCAGGAGGACGCCGCCCACGCCGACATCGTGGTGGGCGACGTGACCGGGCACGGCATGCCCGCCGCGCTCTTCATGGCCTCCGGCCGGGCGCTCCTGCGCGGCCGGGCCATGGGCCTGCCCGGCCCGGCGCTCCTGCTCACCGAGGTGAACCGCCTGCTCTGGCAGGACACCCAGCTCTCGGGGCGCTTCATCACCCTCTTCTTCCTGCGCCTGGACCACAAGGCCCGGGAGCTGATCTGGTGCCGCGCCGGGCACGACCCGGCCATCCTGCACGACCCGCGCGCCGGAACCTTCGAGATCCTCATGGGGTCCGGCATCCCCCTGGGCGTGGAGCCGGACTGGACCTACACCGAGAAACGCCGCCCCTGGCTGGAGCCCGGGCAGCTGCTCCTGCTCTACACCGACGGCATCCACGAGGCCGTGAACCCGGACGGGGCCATGTACGGCCGCGAACGCCTGAAGGCCGTGCTGGCCGCCAACGCCAACGCCCCGGCCTCCACGGTGGTCAACGCTCTCATGGCGGACCTCAAGGTGTTCAAGGATGGCCTGCCCCTGGAGGACGACGTGACCCTGGTGGTGGTGAAGGCCACGCACTGA